Proteins encoded in a region of the Clostridium butyricum genome:
- a CDS encoding DUF6873 family GME fold protein translates to MYAFADYRITDEEIQNLLKLNIEVIKVPKCTQVYEAINGHPDIQLNILKNNSATQLIVQKDISEDFRNILEENHIKYIVSKKSLKNSYPSDIILNALILKDHFIHTLAYTDENLFNSQKSKINIDVPQGYTKCSVLPINEKALITSDKGIYKKLKNFNFDILLLPPGDILLPSLNYGFIGGTGGMISSDKIAFFGELEHYKYGNEIKKFLSHYGITPVYLKKGKLIDRGSLIVL, encoded by the coding sequence ATGTACGCTTTTGCTGATTATAGAATTACTGATGAAGAAATCCAAAATCTTTTAAAATTAAATATAGAAGTAATCAAAGTTCCCAAATGCACCCAAGTTTATGAAGCCATTAATGGACATCCAGATATTCAACTAAATATACTAAAAAACAATAGTGCTACTCAATTAATTGTTCAAAAAGATATTTCTGAAGATTTTAGAAATATTTTAGAAGAAAATCACATAAAATATATTGTTTCAAAGAAATCTTTGAAAAATTCATATCCATCTGACATTATTTTGAATGCTTTAATACTTAAAGATCATTTTATTCATACTTTAGCATATACAGATGAAAATCTTTTCAATTCCCAAAAATCAAAAATAAATATTGATGTACCACAAGGATATACAAAATGTTCTGTTCTACCAATAAACGAAAAAGCATTAATTACAAGTGATAAAGGTATATACAAAAAATTAAAAAATTTTAATTTTGACATTCTACTTCTTCCACCAGGCGACATCCTTCTTCCTTCTTTAAACTATGGGTTCATAGGAGGTACTGGAGGAATGATTTCTTCTGACAAAATAGCTTTCTTTGGTGAATTAGAACATTACAAATACGGAAATGAAATAAAAAAATTTTTATCTCATTATGGAATTACTCCTGTTTACTTAAAAAAAGGCAAACTTATAGATAGAGGAAGTCTTATAGTCCTTTAA
- a CDS encoding potassium channel family protein has product MAKKQFVVIGLGRFGESLARTVYNLGHDVLVIDMDEEKIADIADYVTHAVQMDATDENALRKLGLRNFDVAVVTIGSDIQASVMVTLLVREIGVKYIIAKGHSDLHAKVLYKIGADKVVLPEKDMGQRVAHNLVSSNILDYIELSSEYSIMEIEALDSWINKSLKDLELRKKYGINVVAIKDGNDVNVSPGPDEIIMKNDIIVALGTTKDLGKLEGAIGKS; this is encoded by the coding sequence ATGGCGAAAAAACAGTTTGTTGTAATAGGACTTGGGCGATTCGGTGAATCGCTTGCAAGAACAGTTTATAACTTAGGTCATGATGTACTTGTTATAGATATGGATGAAGAAAAAATTGCTGATATTGCAGATTATGTAACTCATGCCGTACAGATGGATGCCACTGATGAAAATGCATTGAGAAAATTAGGTCTAAGAAATTTTGATGTGGCGGTTGTAACAATAGGATCTGATATTCAAGCAAGTGTTATGGTTACTTTACTTGTAAGAGAAATAGGTGTGAAATATATAATTGCAAAAGGGCATAGTGACTTGCATGCAAAAGTTCTTTATAAAATTGGAGCAGATAAGGTGGTGCTTCCAGAAAAGGATATGGGGCAGAGAGTGGCACATAATCTTGTTTCATCAAATATACTGGATTACATTGAATTATCATCAGAATACAGTATAATGGAGATTGAAGCACTTGATTCTTGGATTAATAAATCTTTGAAAGATCTGGAGTTAAGAAAAAAATATGGAATAAATGTGGTTGCCATTAAGGATGGGAATGATGTGAATGTTTCTCCGGGACCAGATGAAATAATAATGAAAAATGATATTATAGTAGCACTGGGAACTACTAAAGATTTAGGAAAGCTTGAAGGTGCTATTGGAAAAAGCTGA
- a CDS encoding NAD(P)/FAD-dependent oxidoreductase codes for MANVIVVGAGPAGIMAALSSAKNNEVVLIERNSNIGEKLKLTGGGRCNITNNRDIEEFFEKIVTNNKFLYSALYTFSNYSLLEYFSEQGLEYKEELDQKVYTKSDKADEVIEVLKNDLKNNNVKIMFNTKIEDLIVEDNTVKGVISEGGKRIYGDKVIVTTGGKSFPNTGSDGSMYDVIKKYGHTITPIYPALIPLVIKEEFVKSLQGVSMKDVVISAKVKKRKIEKIGDMIFTHFGVSGPGVLKLSSYINKALNDGEVEIKLDFMSDKSKEELSEIIRSNPNKTALNNLKGILPQNFLKEIFSIIGITEVKASDLKKEDENKILEYIKEMRLTARETLTIKAAQVTSGGVSVKEINASNMESKIIKNLYFAGEVIDIDAETGGYNLQMAFSTGYLAGSDF; via the coding sequence ATGGCAAATGTTATTGTTGTTGGTGCAGGTCCGGCTGGGATTATGGCTGCACTTAGTAGTGCAAAGAATAACGAAGTTGTTTTAATAGAGAGAAATAGTAATATTGGTGAAAAACTTAAGCTTACTGGTGGTGGAAGATGTAATATTACAAATAACAGAGATATTGAGGAGTTTTTTGAAAAAATAGTTACAAATAATAAATTTTTATATAGTGCTCTTTATACTTTTTCAAATTATTCTTTACTTGAATACTTTAGTGAACAGGGGCTAGAATATAAAGAAGAACTTGATCAAAAAGTATATACTAAAAGTGATAAAGCAGATGAAGTTATAGAAGTATTAAAAAATGATTTGAAAAATAATAATGTTAAAATTATGTTTAATACAAAGATAGAGGATCTTATAGTGGAAGATAATACTGTGAAGGGTGTTATATCTGAGGGTGGAAAAAGAATATATGGAGATAAAGTTATTGTTACAACTGGAGGAAAGAGCTTTCCAAATACAGGATCAGATGGATCTATGTATGATGTTATAAAAAAATACGGTCATACAATAACTCCTATTTACCCAGCATTAATACCACTAGTTATTAAAGAAGAATTTGTAAAATCACTTCAAGGTGTTTCAATGAAGGATGTGGTTATTTCTGCAAAGGTTAAGAAGAGAAAAATAGAAAAAATAGGCGATATGATATTTACACATTTTGGAGTGTCCGGTCCAGGAGTGCTAAAACTATCATCATATATAAATAAAGCTTTAAATGATGGTGAAGTAGAAATAAAACTTGATTTTATGAGTGACAAGTCTAAAGAAGAACTATCAGAAATAATAAGAAGTAATCCTAATAAGACTGCATTAAATAATTTGAAGGGAATATTACCACAGAATTTCTTGAAAGAAATATTTTCTATTATAGGAATTACTGAAGTTAAAGCAAGTGACTTAAAAAAGGAAGATGAAAATAAGATTCTTGAATACATAAAAGAAATGAGACTTACAGCAAGAGAAACATTAACTATAAAAGCGGCACAGGTTACATCTGGAGGAGTTAGTGTTAAAGAAATAAATGCTTCCAATATGGAATCAAAAATAATTAAAAATCTGTACTTTGCAGGAGAAGTGATTGATATCGATGCTGAAACTGGAGGATACAATCTTCAGATGGCATTTTCAACTGGATACCTTGCAGGAAGTGATTTTTAG
- the rplT gene encoding 50S ribosomal protein L20 → MARVKRAKNSRKNHKKVLKLAKGYYGGKSKLFKTANESVIRALRNAYVGRKNKKRDYRSLWIARINAAARMNEMSYSKFMNGIKLAGIEINRKMLSEIAINDPKAFAELVETAKKALA, encoded by the coding sequence ATGGCAAGAGTAAAGAGAGCAAAGAATTCTCGTAAAAATCATAAAAAAGTTTTAAAACTTGCAAAAGGATACTACGGTGGAAAGAGTAAGTTATTTAAAACTGCTAATGAATCAGTAATAAGAGCATTAAGAAATGCTTACGTTGGAAGAAAGAATAAGAAGAGAGACTACAGAAGCTTATGGATCGCAAGAATCAATGCTGCTGCTAGAATGAACGAAATGTCTTATTCAAAATTCATGAATGGAATCAAATTAGCTGGAATCGAAATTAACAGAAAAATGTTATCAGAAATAGCTATCAATGATCCAAAAGCATTTGCTGAATTAGTTGAAACTGCTAAAAAAGCATTAGCTTAA
- a CDS encoding iron-containing alcohol dehydrogenase produces the protein MNFNYNLPVNIIFGRGRVSEIGSEVLKYGKTALIVTGKNSTKKTGLLDRTIKLLNESDIKTIVFDKVEQNPLTTTAYDGAELAKKEKCDVVVGLGGGSIMDAAKAIAFITLNEGDVSDYIFGKKTSDEALPIILVPTTCGTGSEGNGFAVLTNPDNNDKKSLRCNAIVAKASIIDPELMTTMPKHILASVGFDALCHNMEAYLSKNEQPLTTIMALQGIELIGKNLVKVYNNKDDMEAFEKITWASTLGGMVINTAGVTAPHGMEHPASGLKNIVHGRGLAALTPVIYEESISAAPEKFAMISRLLGGSDENDCVQVIRNLLKDIDLETTLGEQGINEADIDWMAENCLKVSAAGMKSHPKEFNLEDIKRIFRKAL, from the coding sequence ATGAATTTTAATTACAATTTACCAGTTAATATTATATTTGGGAGAGGTAGAGTTAGTGAAATTGGAAGTGAAGTTTTAAAGTATGGTAAAACAGCACTTATTGTAACTGGAAAAAATAGTACAAAGAAAACAGGACTTCTTGATAGAACTATAAAATTATTAAATGAATCAGATATAAAAACTATAGTTTTTGATAAGGTTGAACAAAATCCATTAACTACAACAGCTTATGATGGAGCGGAGCTTGCTAAAAAAGAAAAGTGCGATGTTGTAGTAGGTCTTGGTGGAGGAAGCATTATGGATGCAGCTAAAGCTATTGCATTTATTACATTAAATGAAGGAGATGTTTCGGATTACATATTTGGAAAAAAAACCAGTGATGAGGCACTTCCAATAATATTAGTTCCAACAACATGTGGTACAGGCAGTGAAGGAAATGGATTTGCGGTGTTAACAAACCCAGATAATAATGATAAAAAATCATTAAGATGTAATGCGATAGTGGCTAAAGCTTCCATAATAGATCCAGAATTAATGACTACAATGCCAAAGCACATTTTGGCAAGTGTTGGATTTGATGCTTTATGCCACAACATGGAGGCTTACCTATCTAAAAATGAACAACCACTTACAACAATTATGGCCCTTCAAGGTATTGAATTAATAGGAAAAAATTTAGTTAAAGTCTATAACAATAAAGATGATATGGAAGCTTTTGAAAAAATAACATGGGCAAGTACCTTAGGAGGAATGGTTATAAATACAGCTGGTGTTACAGCACCACATGGAATGGAACATCCTGCAAGTGGACTAAAAAATATAGTACATGGGAGAGGTCTTGCAGCTCTTACACCAGTTATTTATGAAGAATCAATAAGTGCAGCACCTGAAAAATTTGCAATGATTTCAAGGTTATTAGGTGGAAGTGATGAAAATGATTGTGTGCAGGTAATAAGAAATCTTTTAAAAGATATAGATTTAGAAACAACACTAGGAGAACAAGGGATTAATGAAGCAGATATAGATTGGATGGCAGAAAATTGTTTGAAAGTTTCAGCTGCAGGTATGAAAAGTCATCCTAAAGAATTTAATTTAGAAGATATAAAGAGAATTTTTAGAAAAGCTCTTTAA
- a CDS encoding TrmH family RNA methyltransferase, whose translation MTFIESKDNNLFKETKKLKERKNRTKSNKYIIEGFRLVQEAFKAGLNIECLIVTCDGKDKIDSYLREYINKDIKIYEMVNSLFKEIISTEKPQGIVAIVHMNEKTLDLNGSFYLLCDKVQDPGNLGTIIRTAHAVKADGIILTKGTVDIYNEKTIRSTMGSLFYVPVHYDDENMTLVKSLKDKKFKIVVTSLDTDKDFFQESLKGKVLLTVGNEGNGVSDEVYELADTKVKIPMPGNAESLNVAIATSVIMYEKIRQDLYD comes from the coding sequence TTGACTTTTATTGAAAGTAAAGATAATAATTTATTTAAAGAAACTAAGAAGCTTAAAGAAAGAAAAAATAGAACAAAAAGTAATAAATATATTATAGAAGGTTTTAGACTTGTTCAAGAAGCATTTAAAGCTGGTTTGAATATAGAATGCTTAATAGTAACATGTGACGGAAAAGATAAAATTGATTCCTATTTAAGAGAATATATAAATAAAGATATTAAGATATATGAGATGGTAAATTCTTTATTTAAAGAAATTATTTCAACAGAAAAGCCACAAGGAATAGTTGCCATTGTACATATGAATGAGAAAACCTTAGATTTGAATGGAAGTTTTTATTTGCTATGTGATAAAGTTCAAGATCCAGGTAATTTAGGAACAATAATAAGAACAGCACATGCAGTTAAAGCTGATGGAATTATTTTAACAAAAGGGACAGTAGATATATACAATGAAAAGACAATAAGATCAACTATGGGATCATTGTTTTATGTTCCAGTTCATTATGATGATGAAAATATGACACTTGTGAAATCTTTAAAGGATAAGAAGTTTAAGATAGTTGTTACATCTCTTGATACAGATAAAGATTTCTTCCAGGAAAGCCTTAAGGGAAAAGTTCTCTTAACAGTTGGAAATGAGGGAAATGGAGTAAGTGATGAGGTATATGAATTGGCAGATACGAAAGTTAAGATACCTATGCCAGGAAATGCTGAATCTTTAAATGTTGCTATAGCTACTTCAGTTATAATGTATGAAAAGATACGACAAGATTTATACGATTAG
- the rpmI gene encoding 50S ribosomal protein L35, whose protein sequence is MPKMKSHRGAAKRFRKTGTGKLKRAKAFKSHILTKKSSKTKRNLRKAGYVCKAQEKVMKKLLPYL, encoded by the coding sequence ATGCCAAAAATGAAGAGTCATAGAGGTGCAGCAAAAAGATTTAGAAAGACAGGAACAGGAAAGCTTAAAAGAGCTAAAGCTTTTAAGAGCCATATCTTAACTAAGAAGAGCTCAAAGACTAAGAGAAATCTTAGAAAAGCTGGATACGTTTGTAAAGCACAAGAAAAAGTAATGAAGAAATTATTACCATACCTATAA
- a CDS encoding TrkH family potassium uptake protein, with amino-acid sequence MEKVITKKNRLSEVRILALGFAVVILLGGVILSLPISSKSGRYTSLVDSIFTATSAVCVTGLVTLDTGTYWNTFGQCIIMILIEIGGLGFMSVTTFIAMILGRKITLRDRLIMQEAMNTFNIQGLVKMLRYVLGLTFTVQIAGAFLLSFVFVPKFGISTGVFYSIFHSVSAFCNAGFDLFGDFSSLTSFSGNYLVIIVISLLIIIGGIGFTVLIEILNYKKMKKLSVHSKIVICITASLIFGGAAFIFLVEYKNTATLGNLNLGEKILNSMFSSITPRTAGFNSISTGDMTMSGKLMTIILMFIGGSPGSTAGGLKTATFGVLVLTVISVLRGRNDTEAFGRRFSKETVYKAFTVFALGMAIVLVVTTILSIAEPNQQFIDLLYEASSAFGTAGLTTGVTQEIGTLSKIVLMFTMYCGRVGPITVFLALIKRNNKSGIKYPEGKILIG; translated from the coding sequence ATGGAAAAAGTCATTACGAAAAAAAATAGGCTTAGCGAAGTAAGAATATTAGCACTTGGCTTTGCAGTAGTAATTTTACTTGGCGGAGTTATACTTAGTCTGCCTATTTCATCAAAAAGTGGTAGATATACAAGTCTTGTAGATTCGATTTTTACAGCGACATCAGCTGTATGTGTAACTGGGCTCGTGACACTAGATACAGGAACCTATTGGAATACTTTTGGTCAATGCATAATAATGATACTTATAGAAATTGGTGGATTAGGTTTCATGTCAGTTACAACATTTATTGCAATGATTCTTGGAAGAAAGATTACACTACGTGATAGATTGATTATGCAGGAAGCTATGAATACATTTAATATTCAAGGATTGGTAAAAATGCTTAGATATGTTCTTGGACTCACTTTTACAGTACAGATTGCAGGTGCATTTCTTTTGAGTTTTGTATTTGTGCCAAAGTTTGGTATTTCGACTGGTGTGTTTTATAGTATATTTCATTCGGTGTCTGCATTTTGCAATGCTGGCTTTGATTTATTTGGTGATTTTTCCAGTCTAACGAGTTTTTCGGGAAATTATCTTGTAATAATAGTAATAAGTCTATTAATTATAATCGGTGGTATTGGATTTACTGTTTTAATAGAAATATTAAATTATAAAAAAATGAAAAAGTTATCAGTTCATTCTAAGATTGTAATATGCATTACTGCAAGTTTAATATTTGGAGGAGCTGCTTTTATTTTTCTTGTTGAATATAAAAATACGGCGACCTTGGGTAATTTAAATTTAGGTGAAAAGATTCTAAATTCTATGTTTTCATCAATTACTCCAAGAACTGCAGGATTTAACAGTATATCAACAGGTGATATGACAATGAGTGGTAAGCTTATGACTATAATTTTAATGTTTATAGGTGGTTCTCCAGGATCTACTGCTGGTGGATTGAAAACAGCCACGTTTGGAGTTCTTGTACTAACTGTTATATCTGTGTTACGAGGAAGAAATGATACAGAAGCTTTTGGAAGAAGATTTTCAAAAGAAACTGTATACAAAGCATTTACTGTGTTTGCACTTGGTATGGCAATAGTATTAGTTGTTACAACAATACTTAGTATTGCAGAGCCCAATCAACAGTTCATAGATCTTCTTTACGAAGCTTCATCTGCATTTGGAACAGCAGGGCTTACTACTGGTGTGACACAAGAAATAGGAACTTTAAGTAAAATTGTTCTTATGTTTACAATGTATTGTGGAAGGGTTGGACCAATTACAGTCTTTCTTGCCTTGATAAAAAGAAATAATAAGTCGGGAATTAAGTATCCAGAAGGTAAAATATTGATTGGATAA
- the ytxC gene encoding putative sporulation protein YtxC, with amino-acid sequence MLILKLAYNEELTFSHDLQELKESLKKKDITIGLVESIEGKTHIIKIMCDKDSYNNKIEEIINLYVSNILYRIVIDYYRKREMFEFITDNYFFLKQSEILEVENKILKVLNCEAACKDEDSIYCLNRINNIIEKIRQCIGEKQEINVDGFITFRLRMLREDIEKIVDKVVEKYMVEKEYEEFVRLLKYFVDIQECKIEKIIISIEAGGHYIIKDEYGKDLYKDFLKELTGDENDFDINIEDILISGLITSSPKNIIIYGKRNCNNKEFLETIKNVFGDRVTCFDECIEYLPKKILSKNVDMF; translated from the coding sequence ATGCTTATTTTAAAATTAGCTTATAATGAAGAGCTTACATTTTCGCATGACTTGCAGGAGCTAAAAGAATCACTTAAGAAAAAAGATATAACAATAGGTTTGGTTGAAAGTATTGAAGGAAAGACACATATAATTAAAATAATGTGTGATAAGGATTCGTATAACAATAAGATAGAAGAAATTATTAACTTATATGTTAGTAATATTTTATATAGAATAGTTATTGATTATTATAGGAAAAGAGAAATGTTTGAATTTATAACAGACAATTATTTCTTTTTAAAGCAAAGTGAAATTTTAGAGGTAGAAAATAAGATACTAAAAGTGCTAAACTGTGAAGCAGCTTGTAAGGATGAAGATTCTATTTATTGTTTAAATAGAATAAATAACATTATTGAAAAAATAAGACAGTGTATTGGTGAAAAACAAGAGATTAACGTGGATGGTTTTATAACCTTTAGATTACGTATGTTACGTGAAGATATAGAGAAGATAGTAGATAAAGTAGTAGAAAAGTACATGGTTGAAAAAGAATATGAAGAATTTGTTCGGTTGTTAAAATATTTTGTTGATATTCAAGAATGTAAAATTGAAAAAATAATAATTTCAATTGAAGCAGGAGGTCACTATATTATAAAGGATGAATACGGCAAGGATTTATACAAGGACTTTTTAAAAGAACTTACTGGTGATGAAAATGATTTTGATATAAATATAGAAGATATACTGATAAGTGGTCTTATAACAAGTTCGCCTAAAAATATAATAATTTACGGAAAACGAAATTGTAATAATAAAGAGTTTTTAGAGACAATTAAAAATGTCTTTGGTGATAGGGTAACTTGTTTTGATGAGTGTATAGAATATCTACCTAAAAAAATATTGAGTAAAAATGTTGACATGTTTTAG
- the infC gene encoding translation initiation factor IF-3, with protein sequence MKNISKDFSMNEGIREKEVRLIGKDGEQLGVVSTNEARRLADENELDLVMISPNAKPPVCKVMDYGKFVYEQSKKEKEAKKKQKVISIKEIRVSLTIEEHDIDIKAKNARKFLLDGDKVKITVRFRGREMELGHIGERILNNFTAKLEDVSIIEKRPKREGRSMTLVLGPKKA encoded by the coding sequence GTGAAAAATATTAGTAAAGATTTTTCGATGAATGAAGGAATAAGAGAAAAAGAAGTCAGATTGATAGGTAAAGATGGAGAACAACTTGGTGTTGTTTCGACAAATGAAGCAAGAAGACTTGCTGATGAAAATGAACTAGATTTAGTTATGATTTCCCCAAATGCAAAACCACCAGTTTGTAAGGTTATGGACTACGGTAAATTTGTATATGAGCAATCAAAGAAGGAAAAAGAAGCTAAAAAGAAACAAAAAGTAATCAGTATAAAAGAAATAAGAGTAAGTCTAACTATTGAGGAACATGATATTGATATCAAAGCAAAAAATGCAAGAAAGTTCCTATTAGATGGAGATAAAGTTAAAATCACTGTTAGATTTAGAGGTAGAGAAATGGAGTTAGGTCACATTGGTGAAAGAATTCTTAATAATTTTACAGCTAAATTAGAAGATGTTTCTATTATAGAGAAAAGACCTAAAAGAGAAGGTAGAAGCATGACATTGGTTTTAGGGCCTAAAAAGGCATAA
- a CDS encoding response regulator has product MSKKILVCDDTMFMRKLLKEILVDNGYEVIGEAENGIAAIEKYNLLKPDLILMDITMPEMDGIAALNKIIEIDSKAKVIMCSAMGQEQTVLSAIKGGAKDFIVKPFDNERVIQAVAKVVGS; this is encoded by the coding sequence ATGAGTAAAAAAATTTTAGTCTGCGATGATACAATGTTCATGCGGAAACTGCTTAAGGAGATATTGGTAGATAACGGCTATGAAGTTATTGGAGAAGCAGAAAATGGAATAGCTGCCATTGAAAAGTACAATTTATTAAAACCAGATTTAATATTAATGGATATTACTATGCCAGAAATGGATGGAATAGCTGCACTTAATAAAATCATTGAAATTGACTCGAAAGCTAAAGTTATAATGTGTTCAGCAATGGGACAAGAACAGACTGTTCTATCAGCAATAAAAGGCGGAGCTAAAGACTTTATTGTAAAGCCATTTGATAATGAAAGGGTAATACAAGCAGTAGCTAAAGTTGTTGGAAGTTAA
- a CDS encoding aspartate aminotransferase family protein — MKLKDTKLSKEELKELVSKYMIDTYERFDFVAETAKDMYLYDEKGESYLDFYGGIAVNSAGNCNEKVVEAIKEQVNDIIHTFNYPYTIPQALLAKLICETIGMDKIFYQSTGTEANEAMIKMARKYGVEKYGPNKYNIVTAKNGFHGRTYGSMSATGQPDNGCQIGFKPMVPGFTYAEYNDLQSFKDACTENTIAIMIEPIQGEGGVHPATQEFMEGLRKFCDEKGMLLLLDEVQTGWCRTGKVMAYMHYDIKPDIVSMAKAMGGGMPIAAICANEEVSKAFTPGSHGTTYGGNPVCCAASYAQINELLDRDLASNADTMGEYFKCKLKDLPHVKEVRGKGLLVGVEFDCDIALDVKHKCFDRKLLITAIGKNVIRMVPPLILNEKDCDKAFEIIKAAVEIIVQ, encoded by the coding sequence ATGAAATTAAAAGATACTAAATTATCAAAGGAAGAATTAAAAGAGTTAGTAAGCAAATATATGATTGATACGTATGAAAGATTTGACTTTGTTGCAGAGACAGCTAAAGATATGTATCTATATGATGAAAAGGGCGAAAGTTATTTAGACTTTTATGGGGGAATTGCAGTAAACAGTGCAGGAAATTGTAATGAAAAAGTAGTAGAAGCAATAAAGGAACAGGTTAATGATATAATCCATACATTTAATTATCCATATACTATACCTCAAGCTCTTCTTGCAAAATTAATATGTGAGACAATTGGTATGGACAAAATCTTTTATCAAAGTACAGGAACAGAAGCTAATGAAGCTATGATTAAAATGGCTAGAAAGTATGGAGTTGAGAAATATGGTCCTAATAAATATAACATTGTAACAGCTAAGAATGGATTTCATGGAAGAACTTATGGTTCAATGTCTGCAACAGGACAACCTGATAATGGGTGTCAGATTGGATTCAAACCGATGGTTCCAGGGTTTACTTATGCTGAATACAATGATTTACAATCATTCAAGGATGCATGCACAGAAAATACAATAGCAATTATGATTGAACCAATACAAGGTGAAGGTGGAGTACATCCAGCTACGCAAGAATTTATGGAAGGTCTTAGAAAATTTTGTGATGAAAAAGGAATGCTTTTATTACTAGATGAAGTTCAGACAGGTTGGTGTAGAACTGGGAAAGTTATGGCTTATATGCATTATGATATAAAACCAGATATTGTATCTATGGCAAAAGCCATGGGAGGGGGAATGCCTATAGCTGCTATATGTGCTAACGAGGAAGTGTCAAAAGCATTTACACCAGGATCTCATGGGACAACCTATGGAGGAAATCCAGTGTGCTGTGCAGCATCATATGCTCAGATTAATGAATTATTAGATAGAGATTTAGCATCAAATGCAGATACAATGGGAGAATATTTTAAATGTAAACTAAAAGATTTGCCACATGTAAAAGAAGTTCGTGGAAAAGGACTTTTAGTTGGTGTTGAATTTGATTGCGATATAGCTTTAGATGTTAAACATAAGTGTTTTGATAGAAAATTATTGATTACAGCTATAGGAAAGAATGTTATTCGTATGGTTCCTCCTTTAATTTTAAATGAGAAAGATTGTGATAAAGCCTTTGAAATAATAAAAGCAGCTGTAGAAATCATCGTACAATAA